The following are encoded in a window of Rubellicoccus peritrichatus genomic DNA:
- a CDS encoding peroxiredoxin-like family protein — translation MVSKVILGALLLGLVVNEAVGGEDKGMLQSQLDARQIESHAKFPEAMVKMMDEGNKKVAASGVVENAKQVGDRAPDFTLRNAVGKNVALSSLLKKGPVILLWYRGGWCPYCNLTLHYYQDHLAKIEASGATLVALSPEVPDKSLDTAQKNELEFEVLSDVGNTVAEEYGVVFKLPPEIHKLYEEKLNLSSYNGDESGMLPLSATYVIAPDGTITYAFLDADYTNRADPTVVLEAVKAIGK, via the coding sequence ATGGTCTCGAAAGTAATATTGGGCGCTCTTTTGCTCGGCTTGGTTGTCAACGAAGCCGTTGGTGGCGAGGACAAGGGAATGCTGCAATCGCAGTTGGATGCCCGTCAGATTGAGAGTCATGCAAAGTTTCCTGAAGCCATGGTGAAGATGATGGATGAGGGTAACAAAAAAGTGGCAGCATCCGGCGTTGTTGAGAACGCGAAGCAGGTTGGTGATCGCGCACCTGATTTCACATTGCGGAATGCGGTAGGAAAGAATGTCGCACTTTCCAGTTTATTGAAAAAAGGACCGGTTATTTTACTGTGGTATCGTGGTGGATGGTGCCCTTATTGCAACCTGACGCTTCATTACTATCAGGATCACCTTGCGAAGATTGAGGCTTCCGGTGCAACCCTGGTTGCTTTGAGCCCTGAAGTTCCTGACAAGTCACTCGATACGGCGCAAAAGAATGAGCTCGAGTTTGAGGTCCTAAGCGACGTGGGCAACACAGTTGCTGAAGAATACGGTGTCGTATTCAAGCTTCCGCCTGAAATTCATAAGCTATATGAGGAGAAGTTAAACCTCAGCAGTTATAACGGTGATGAGTCAGGCATGTTGCCTCTGTCGGCAACCTATGTCATCGCCCCCGATGGAACCATCACTTATGCATTCCTTGATGCAGACTACACCAATCGTGCCGATCCAACTGTTGTCCTGGAAGCAGTCAAAGCGATTGGGAAGTAA
- a CDS encoding TIGR00266 family protein, producing the protein MRSHEVDYEIRGDDLQLVEVELDPGEVVIAEAGAMAYMDDGITFEAKMGDGSDPNEGFMGKFLGAAKRAVSGEGLFLTHFTNQGSGKKRVAFSAPYPGKIEPINLADFGGRFMCQKDAFLCAASGTKLSIAFTKRFGAGLFGGEGFILQKLEGDGMAFIHAGGHLVRRDLNNETMRIDTGCLVGFTDGIDYSIERAGNLKSMVFGGEGLFLATVSGTGSVYMQSLPFSKMVERIIASMPPSRGSD; encoded by the coding sequence ATGAGAAGCCACGAAGTTGACTATGAAATACGCGGGGATGACCTGCAGCTTGTTGAAGTTGAACTCGATCCAGGCGAAGTTGTCATCGCCGAAGCCGGAGCCATGGCCTACATGGATGACGGTATTACTTTTGAAGCCAAAATGGGCGACGGTTCCGATCCAAACGAAGGCTTCATGGGCAAATTCCTGGGAGCGGCCAAACGCGCAGTCTCTGGTGAAGGCCTTTTCCTTACCCACTTTACCAACCAGGGTTCCGGCAAAAAGCGGGTTGCTTTCTCCGCACCTTATCCAGGAAAAATCGAGCCAATCAACCTGGCTGATTTCGGTGGTCGTTTCATGTGCCAGAAGGATGCATTTCTCTGTGCCGCCTCGGGGACAAAGTTAAGCATTGCATTTACTAAGCGTTTCGGAGCCGGCCTCTTTGGCGGTGAAGGCTTTATTTTGCAAAAGCTGGAAGGCGACGGCATGGCCTTCATCCATGCCGGTGGGCATTTGGTCCGCCGCGATCTCAATAATGAAACCATGCGGATCGACACCGGTTGTCTCGTCGGCTTCACCGATGGTATCGATTACAGCATCGAGCGAGCAGGTAATTTGAAATCAATGGTCTTCGGCGGCGAAGGGCTTTTCCTTGCCACCGTTAGTGGCACCGGTTCGGTCTATATGCAAAGTCTGCCATTCTCCAAGATGGTCGAACGCATCATTGCCAGCATGCCGCCATCGCGTGGCAGTGATTGA
- a CDS encoding DUF1343 domain-containing protein, producing the protein MQAIRTSILFIIVSLVAATCFAQQAQGPKVMLGIDVLEEMDFKPLKGRKVGLLTHPAGVNRYGKSTIDILNEAPGVDLVALYGPEHGIDGKAKANEYVSSYTDPRTGLPVYSLYNENRKPKPEMLKDINVMVIDLQDLGVRSYTYVSAMRKTIEACFEAGIPVVILDRPNPLGGLKVDGPPLEAHLKSYVGAYRVPYVHGLTIGELAKMSKQVPGVLEVSEEVRKRGKLYVIPMKGWTRDMKWPDTGLGWVPTSPAIPDLSAALGYSMSGLGAQLGDFSHGYGSPFPFRLLNHPAKTPQELSMVLDGHNIAGLKFKPVRGVGVDGKNYSGVYVILDDWDSLRPTELSFHMMRLAAEWSEDGNPFRNATSQQKRLYKIHVGSEPWWTEISSKGERASVENFIDEWTIMAKRFQDQSKSLWLYK; encoded by the coding sequence ATGCAAGCCATACGTACCAGCATTCTCTTCATCATCGTCAGCCTTGTAGCCGCAACTTGCTTCGCCCAACAAGCACAGGGTCCCAAAGTTATGTTGGGTATCGATGTTCTTGAGGAAATGGACTTCAAGCCGCTGAAGGGACGCAAGGTTGGTCTCCTCACCCACCCGGCCGGAGTTAATCGCTACGGCAAGAGCACGATTGATATTCTCAATGAAGCTCCTGGAGTAGATCTCGTTGCTCTTTATGGTCCGGAACATGGAATTGACGGGAAGGCCAAGGCCAATGAATACGTCTCAAGCTACACCGATCCACGGACGGGCCTGCCGGTTTATTCACTCTACAATGAGAACCGTAAGCCGAAGCCCGAGATGTTGAAAGACATCAACGTCATGGTGATTGATCTGCAGGATCTCGGCGTAAGGAGCTACACTTACGTCAGCGCCATGCGCAAAACCATTGAAGCCTGCTTTGAAGCGGGCATTCCGGTTGTCATTCTGGATCGACCCAATCCACTCGGTGGCCTGAAAGTGGATGGTCCGCCGCTGGAAGCACATTTAAAATCCTACGTTGGCGCCTATCGCGTCCCGTATGTTCACGGCCTGACAATCGGTGAGCTGGCAAAAATGTCGAAGCAGGTTCCCGGCGTTCTCGAAGTATCCGAAGAGGTTCGCAAACGCGGCAAGTTGTATGTCATCCCAATGAAAGGCTGGACTCGTGATATGAAATGGCCGGATACCGGCCTGGGATGGGTTCCAACTTCGCCTGCAATACCGGATCTTTCCGCAGCTTTGGGCTACAGTATGAGTGGATTGGGAGCCCAACTCGGCGACTTCAGCCATGGTTACGGCTCTCCTTTTCCTTTCCGCCTCCTAAATCATCCCGCAAAGACACCACAGGAATTATCGATGGTTCTGGATGGTCACAACATAGCCGGACTCAAGTTCAAGCCAGTGCGCGGAGTCGGTGTTGACGGAAAGAACTATTCCGGCGTCTATGTCATTCTGGATGACTGGGATTCACTACGCCCAACTGAGTTGTCGTTTCACATGATGCGGCTCGCAGCCGAATGGTCAGAAGACGGTAATCCCTTCAGAAACGCAACCAGCCAGCAAAAGAGATTGTATAAAATCCACGTTGGCTCGGAACCATGGTGGACCGAAATAAGCAGCAAGGGCGAACGGGCCAGTGTCGAAAATTTTATCGACGAATGGACAATCATGGCCAAGCGCTTTCAAGACCAAAGCAAATCGCTTTGGCTCTATAAGTAA
- a CDS encoding DUF2062 domain-containing protein, which produces MFKPGEHHREKYFERVRRVKRILRPLPRRATVHNYPVLKWFAETARKRNYLWSFKRNDVIVAIYAGCIISILPIYGIQIGAAFVFAILLRCNLMVMVAAQMITNPITAGPIYFAACYIGLKIFWVFGASIPHESVWDFASLIAQNLKQAMLSMVGSDKAKIAMEEMALESGMSLHQMIWLGFRATFVGGAILGYFTGFIFSLAYQLAAKRYEYTHPKQSFTPPVDPIERGDAGRSVPFPRKDSV; this is translated from the coding sequence ATGTTCAAACCGGGGGAGCACCATCGTGAAAAGTATTTTGAGCGAGTCAGGCGGGTAAAACGCATTCTGCGTCCGTTGCCGCGACGTGCAACCGTTCATAATTACCCCGTCCTCAAATGGTTTGCCGAAACGGCCCGCAAGCGAAATTACCTTTGGTCGTTTAAACGCAATGATGTTATCGTTGCGATTTATGCAGGCTGTATCATCTCGATATTGCCGATTTATGGCATTCAAATTGGAGCGGCATTTGTCTTTGCCATATTGCTTCGCTGCAACCTCATGGTGATGGTAGCCGCCCAAATGATTACCAATCCAATTACTGCCGGTCCCATTTATTTCGCAGCATGCTATATTGGATTGAAAATCTTCTGGGTCTTTGGCGCGTCGATTCCTCATGAGTCTGTGTGGGATTTTGCATCATTGATCGCCCAAAATTTAAAACAGGCGATGCTCAGCATGGTAGGATCCGATAAGGCAAAAATCGCGATGGAGGAGATGGCATTGGAGTCCGGCATGTCTCTTCATCAAATGATCTGGCTTGGTTTTCGCGCAACATTTGTCGGTGGCGCCATCCTGGGCTATTTCACAGGATTCATTTTTAGCTTGGCCTATCAACTTGCCGCTAAACGTTACGAATACACCCATCCCAAACAGTCCTTTACCCCACCTGTTGACCCAATCGAGCGCGGGGATGCCGGTCGTTCTGTCCCCTTTCCCCGGAAAGATTCAGTATGA
- a CDS encoding GxxExxY protein translates to MNAADRKQIQTHLRLTECKLGYLLNFGETLLKDGIVRAVNGLDENLCAPAPLREEKHQQ, encoded by the coding sequence ATAAACGCGGCAGATCGCAAGCAAATCCAAACCCATCTAAGATTAACAGAGTGCAAGTTGGGCTATCTGCTGAATTTTGGTGAGACTTTACTGAAAGATGGAATTGTGAGGGCTGTAAATGGACTGGATGAAAATCTCTGCGCCCCAGCGCCTCTGCGCGAGGAAAAACACCAACAGTAG
- a CDS encoding sigma-70 family RNA polymerase sigma factor, giving the protein MKPTNKRLTERFMSDENIQPSLDGHLLQQAAEAYSTTLFRYALSLAHREDLARDAVQETFLRLAKADQAKVSHHLAPWLFRVCRTRALDLLRKEARMSPADDATLARAADVAPSPASRAEVSDSAAQALRMVETLPENQREIVRLKFQGGLSYKEIAEVTELSVTNVGFLLHTAIKSLRAAMVE; this is encoded by the coding sequence ATGAAGCCAACCAACAAGCGCCTAACTGAACGCTTCATGAGTGATGAAAACATACAACCCAGCCTTGATGGCCACCTGCTACAGCAGGCGGCTGAAGCATACTCGACGACTCTTTTTCGTTACGCCCTGTCTCTTGCTCATCGTGAAGACCTGGCCCGCGATGCCGTTCAGGAAACTTTTCTCCGTCTTGCAAAGGCGGATCAAGCGAAAGTCTCCCACCATCTCGCCCCGTGGCTCTTTCGTGTCTGCCGGACCCGTGCACTGGATTTACTCCGAAAGGAGGCACGCATGAGTCCGGCAGACGACGCCACTCTGGCACGCGCAGCCGATGTTGCACCTTCGCCAGCTAGCCGTGCCGAGGTTTCCGACAGCGCCGCACAGGCCCTTCGTATGGTTGAAACACTGCCAGAGAACCAGCGAGAAATTGTCCGCCTCAAGTTCCAAGGTGGTTTGAGCTACAAGGAAATCGCTGAAGTGACAGAGCTTTCTGTCACCAACGTTGGATTTCTCCTCCACACCGCCATCAAAAGCCTCCGAGCCGCCATGGTTGAATAG
- a CDS encoding VWA domain-containing protein — protein sequence MNDFNDIQPDDPILTAFALGEIDDENERLALQKLIEANPELAEAVEEIRSTASLLGQAFAEESTSTEGPKPILSSESSETVTSHDQKKFVRFPAWIGLVAAAAVALMIGIVSFTPEENHLVQTADMQFQPPEVAIESEPTAEESLKPFSEVRKSNVNTEIALQSQQLSVDGDFALFEEHEAPASNGASIIPKEEILVNQGNLKRGLGASYFAGTDSFALGDSGMISSDASSTSVTTPATEPVAIAGTLIATKDNQVSQERLYSYYGDSSGAVTAGESLAQLPPAQPKSTVAVESRLGEVRKEHGRGFGQAGRLGFQMESSSVDYFGVKASPEPVLPPPAPSYRQQDGQSNTEGYEEITDNAFVSPVVEPLSTFSIDVDTASYANVRRFINQGNLPPPDAVRIEELINYFPYDYAAPGPEDEHPIAIHLDAAPAPWAPKHQLVRIGLKAREVDWKDRPASNLVFLLDVSGSMNRPNKLPLVKEALGKLIRRLDERDRVAIVVYAGASGLVLPATTANNTETILHALDNLKAGGSTNGGQGIELAYKTAKENFLSVGNNRIILCTDGDFNVGTTDKGQLTDLVAAEAKDGVYLTVLGFGMGNLKDDMLETLSNKGNGNYGYIDSAKEARKVFVEQATGTLLTVAKDLKIQVEFNPNHVGAYRLIGYENRKLAAQDFNDDKKDAGEVGAGHTVTALYEVIPAGQKTGVPSVDPLKYQLAAMADSVDGQIESDSEISSELLTAKLRYKLPDNDTSTKLEQPLSANAVQSSFKDASADFRFAAAVAEFGMVLRNSPYKELSNLTQAKDIAEDALGKDAGGHRGDFVDLVEKAISLTPVE from the coding sequence ATGAACGATTTTAATGATATACAACCCGACGATCCAATCCTGACGGCTTTTGCCCTTGGGGAGATCGATGATGAAAACGAGCGACTGGCCCTTCAGAAACTCATCGAAGCCAATCCTGAGTTGGCCGAGGCAGTTGAGGAAATTCGCAGCACTGCCTCGTTGCTTGGACAGGCCTTTGCTGAGGAAAGCACTTCAACAGAAGGCCCCAAGCCCATACTGTCGAGTGAAAGCTCAGAAACAGTAACCTCTCACGATCAGAAGAAATTTGTGCGTTTTCCAGCGTGGATCGGACTCGTCGCGGCTGCGGCCGTGGCTTTGATGATTGGGATCGTGAGTTTCACTCCGGAAGAAAACCACTTGGTGCAAACAGCAGATATGCAATTTCAACCACCGGAGGTTGCAATCGAATCAGAGCCTACTGCGGAGGAAAGTTTAAAGCCCTTTTCTGAGGTTCGGAAATCGAATGTGAACACAGAGATTGCTCTGCAATCCCAACAACTGTCAGTTGATGGAGACTTTGCTCTATTTGAGGAACATGAAGCTCCTGCTTCAAATGGTGCGAGTATAATCCCAAAAGAGGAAATCTTAGTGAATCAGGGAAATCTTAAGAGGGGATTGGGTGCATCGTATTTCGCTGGGACGGATTCTTTCGCATTGGGGGATTCAGGCATGATCTCATCTGATGCTTCATCTACCTCTGTGACCACTCCAGCCACAGAGCCTGTCGCGATTGCAGGGACGCTAATTGCTACTAAAGACAATCAAGTTTCTCAAGAGCGCTTATACAGCTACTATGGTGATTCCAGTGGCGCAGTAACTGCCGGCGAATCTTTGGCTCAATTGCCACCAGCCCAACCTAAGTCAACGGTTGCCGTTGAAAGCCGGCTTGGAGAAGTGCGTAAAGAGCATGGTCGCGGATTTGGCCAGGCTGGTCGTCTTGGATTTCAGATGGAGAGTTCGTCTGTTGACTACTTTGGAGTTAAAGCGAGCCCCGAGCCGGTGCTGCCTCCTCCCGCTCCAAGCTATCGCCAGCAAGATGGACAATCCAATACCGAGGGTTACGAGGAAATCACCGACAACGCATTCGTCTCTCCGGTGGTCGAGCCGTTGAGTACTTTCAGTATCGATGTCGATACTGCCAGTTATGCCAATGTGCGCCGATTCATTAATCAGGGTAATTTGCCGCCACCTGATGCCGTTCGGATTGAGGAATTGATCAACTACTTTCCTTACGACTATGCAGCTCCCGGGCCGGAAGATGAACATCCGATTGCCATTCATTTGGATGCGGCTCCCGCTCCTTGGGCACCGAAACACCAGCTCGTTCGCATAGGTTTGAAAGCGCGCGAAGTGGATTGGAAGGATCGTCCAGCCTCAAACCTTGTTTTCCTGCTGGATGTTTCAGGATCAATGAACCGCCCGAACAAGCTGCCACTGGTTAAAGAAGCCCTTGGTAAGCTGATAAGGCGTTTGGATGAGCGGGATCGTGTGGCGATTGTGGTTTATGCCGGGGCCAGTGGTTTGGTTCTGCCGGCTACGACTGCCAACAACACTGAGACAATTCTGCATGCCCTTGATAATCTCAAAGCGGGTGGTTCCACAAATGGAGGGCAGGGGATTGAGCTCGCTTACAAGACGGCGAAAGAGAATTTCCTCTCAGTTGGTAATAATCGCATCATTCTCTGCACTGATGGTGATTTTAATGTAGGCACCACAGATAAAGGGCAATTAACCGATCTGGTTGCCGCTGAAGCCAAAGATGGCGTCTATTTGACGGTGTTGGGCTTTGGAATGGGCAATTTAAAGGATGACATGCTCGAAACATTATCGAACAAAGGCAATGGCAACTACGGCTACATTGATTCTGCCAAAGAGGCCCGCAAAGTTTTTGTCGAACAGGCCACAGGTACGCTTCTGACTGTGGCAAAGGACTTAAAGATTCAGGTCGAATTCAATCCGAACCACGTTGGCGCCTATCGTTTAATTGGTTACGAAAACCGGAAACTTGCCGCTCAGGATTTCAACGATGACAAAAAGGACGCCGGTGAGGTTGGTGCCGGTCATACCGTGACTGCACTCTACGAGGTTATTCCTGCTGGCCAAAAGACGGGTGTTCCGAGTGTCGATCCATTGAAGTATCAGCTAGCGGCTATGGCTGATAGTGTGGATGGCCAGATTGAAAGTGACTCAGAAATTTCAAGTGAACTTCTGACGGCCAAGCTTCGTTACAAGTTACCTGATAATGACACCTCAACGAAGTTGGAGCAACCACTCAGCGCAAATGCGGTTCAATCCAGTTTCAAAGATGCCTCGGCAGACTTTCGTTTCGCGGCAGCAGTCGCTGAGTTCGGAATGGTGTTACGGAATTCGCCTTACAAGGAGCTTTCCAATCTGACTCAGGCTAAAGATATTGCGGAAGATGCTCTTGGAAAAGATGCTGGCGGCCATCGCGGAGATTTTGTTGATCTGGTGGAGAAAGCTATTTCGCTTACTCCAGTTGAGTGA
- a CDS encoding RsmE family RNA methyltransferase, translating to MAGLRAFYDGEIPNSGASLRLNPDESRHLVRALRVRPGEKVELLNGMGARISTVFECEVQKMAELKVEKVTSEAKSSVEITLIQGLPKGKTFDSIIRQATEIGVHRIIPLMSDYSEVRLDSARAENKRAHWQTTAREACKQCGNPWLPEISMPMKLKSVLGGLFDDSTRIVASLQPGSVQIIERSDLLRKASSVVIAIGPEGDFSEAEYSLLSEHSFHPVKLARQILRSDTAATYLLSIVEALTAH from the coding sequence ATGGCTGGACTGAGAGCATTCTATGATGGCGAAATCCCGAATTCTGGCGCTTCGCTGCGACTTAATCCGGATGAAAGCCGCCACTTGGTTAGGGCACTGAGGGTCCGTCCTGGTGAAAAAGTAGAGCTGCTCAACGGGATGGGAGCTCGCATTTCCACGGTTTTCGAATGTGAAGTTCAGAAAATGGCTGAGCTGAAAGTCGAAAAGGTCACTAGCGAGGCGAAGAGTTCTGTAGAGATTACCTTGATTCAGGGCCTTCCGAAGGGAAAAACCTTTGATTCAATCATTCGTCAGGCAACGGAGATTGGTGTCCACCGCATTATCCCGCTGATGAGTGACTATTCAGAAGTGAGGTTGGATTCGGCACGTGCTGAAAACAAACGCGCTCATTGGCAGACGACTGCGCGAGAAGCCTGTAAGCAATGCGGAAACCCATGGTTACCGGAGATCAGTATGCCAATGAAACTGAAGTCCGTTCTCGGTGGGCTTTTTGATGACTCGACTCGTATTGTTGCCAGCCTTCAACCTGGCAGCGTTCAAATCATTGAACGGTCTGATTTGCTGAGAAAAGCATCGTCGGTTGTCATCGCAATTGGCCCGGAGGGCGATTTCTCTGAAGCCGAATACTCATTGTTGTCTGAGCACAGCTTTCATCCCGTAAAACTAGCGCGTCAGATTCTTCGTTCGGATACCGCTGCAACTTATCTCCTCAGTATTGTCGAGGCGCTAACGGCACATTAG
- the rny gene encoding ribonuclease Y, translating to MTFSWQTFVVFSLGALAALAAVRVLARRWIAGVRAEAKNILELAQKDAEISAREIKTNAQISFERERSEREKILDERSVNIQREEEELQNRRDKMEREAKQIESKKVRLDTEIREVQDQKVDYESLKNNYRDRLQRMGELTRDEARRELRDDVLRAANGELGEIRREILYETEEEARNEAQRILIDTMERMAMNPSNEISASVVELPNEEMKGRIIGREGRNIRSFESTTGVTLMIDETPGSILVSSFDPVRREVARIALERLVRDGRIHPVSIEETVEAVELEMRDNVIALGENALLRLRLTSVHPELVTVIGKMHYRLSNNQNTLEHSIEVAFLCSLLAAELGLDPDLAKRCGLFHDMGKAIDHEHEGSHAHAAAQMLKRYGEDEKVVNAVESSHDEVAPSSIYAGLLRVADALSAARPGARADSMDGYIQRIRSLEERALDFEGVVDAYAVQAGKEIRVIVSPEKMDDADARSIGRKLRQKIEDELQYPGTIKVTVIREQRFTEVAK from the coding sequence ATGACATTTTCCTGGCAGACATTCGTCGTGTTCTCACTCGGCGCACTTGCCGCTTTGGCAGCGGTGAGAGTGCTTGCGCGACGATGGATTGCAGGAGTGCGTGCAGAAGCTAAAAACATCCTGGAATTGGCGCAAAAGGATGCCGAGATCTCAGCAAGAGAAATCAAAACCAATGCGCAGATCAGTTTCGAGCGAGAGCGCTCCGAGCGGGAGAAAATCCTGGATGAGCGCTCGGTCAATATACAGCGCGAGGAAGAAGAGCTCCAAAATCGCCGCGACAAAATGGAGCGAGAGGCCAAGCAAATAGAATCAAAGAAAGTCCGTCTCGATACGGAAATCCGAGAGGTGCAGGACCAGAAAGTTGATTACGAAAGCCTGAAAAACAATTATCGTGATCGCCTCCAGCGTATGGGCGAATTGACTCGGGATGAAGCCCGAAGGGAGCTCAGGGATGATGTTCTAAGGGCGGCCAATGGCGAACTGGGAGAAATTCGGCGTGAGATTCTTTACGAGACCGAAGAGGAAGCCCGCAACGAAGCCCAACGTATCTTGATCGATACGATGGAGCGGATGGCGATGAATCCCAGTAACGAAATTTCCGCTTCCGTGGTCGAGCTCCCCAATGAAGAGATGAAAGGCCGCATCATTGGGCGGGAAGGACGCAATATTCGCTCCTTCGAATCCACCACTGGCGTAACCCTGATGATTGACGAAACTCCAGGGTCCATTCTCGTATCATCGTTTGACCCTGTCCGACGCGAAGTCGCCCGAATCGCCCTCGAACGCCTGGTACGCGACGGCCGGATTCATCCAGTCAGCATTGAGGAAACCGTTGAGGCGGTGGAACTGGAAATGCGCGACAACGTCATCGCACTTGGCGAAAATGCATTACTTAGGCTCCGTCTGACCAGTGTTCACCCTGAATTGGTCACGGTTATCGGAAAGATGCATTATCGGCTTTCCAATAATCAAAATACCTTGGAGCACTCTATTGAGGTGGCTTTTCTTTGCTCTCTGCTCGCTGCTGAGCTTGGGCTCGACCCCGATCTGGCCAAACGTTGTGGCCTTTTTCACGACATGGGTAAAGCAATCGACCACGAGCATGAAGGCAGCCATGCCCACGCCGCGGCTCAGATGTTGAAACGCTATGGTGAGGACGAAAAAGTGGTCAACGCAGTTGAATCATCCCATGATGAAGTTGCGCCTTCCAGCATTTATGCCGGCCTGCTGCGCGTCGCCGATGCCCTTTCCGCTGCTCGCCCAGGTGCACGCGCAGACTCAATGGACGGATACATCCAGCGTATTCGCAGCCTTGAAGAAAGGGCATTGGATTTCGAAGGTGTGGTTGATGCCTATGCCGTTCAAGCAGGCAAAGAGATCCGTGTGATTGTCTCTCCCGAGAAAATGGACGACGCTGACGCCCGCTCAATCGGGCGCAAACTGCGTCAGAAAATCGAAGACGAGTTACAATACCCTGGCACAATCAAAGTCACGGTCATTCGCGAACAGCGCTTCACCGAAGTGGCTAAATAG
- a CDS encoding exosortase/archaeosortase family protein gives MSEKPKEFPHKGIPSRWGLAISLFLVALVVFQFFGNSVRSYIDTGSLFVWWFSQWFNARSETEHGPIILAVSIWLFWRNLQQSKDEPNPARRGLGLSIVIGALALHLLGIAIQQTRISIVAFLFFCMGSAYLLGGKHYGRASAFPLAFMVFSFPLEFLFDEFGFYLRLAVIQMATAIAHLFGIDVIRSGTALFSPDGSFNYDVAPACSGIRSLVALVALSTLLGYLNFRSTWRRGLFLFLAFPFAYLGNVIRILSIILAANWFGQDAGTIVHEWFGFLIFVVVLGLALITVSLLQKFLPEKPRPTVAPAPKPVRASRVPAAMACCVIIVAGVLTATAVAKLEAADAGTFTAVRLDKQGSPIAFPVMLGLDWSGLPAEVSAVEREVLPDDTGYSRTYYRSLENPKDSVLTSVVLSGASRGSIHRPEICLTGQGWTIKGRFPHVFEANGFPEGIPATVLQTERIRRLSDGSEETVPGLFAYFFVGGDRIVPTHWQRMAAAASERLFKLQNHRWAYVFAQTDCLDSEESGLARLETIITQTAPEVIEIDRMRGD, from the coding sequence ATGAGCGAGAAGCCGAAAGAGTTCCCGCATAAGGGCATACCCAGCCGATGGGGCTTGGCGATCAGTCTGTTTTTGGTCGCACTTGTGGTCTTTCAGTTTTTCGGAAATTCGGTCCGTAGTTATATAGATACTGGCTCACTCTTTGTCTGGTGGTTTAGCCAGTGGTTTAACGCAAGAAGCGAAACAGAGCATGGCCCCATCATTCTCGCTGTCAGTATATGGCTGTTCTGGCGAAATCTACAACAATCCAAAGACGAACCCAATCCCGCAAGACGCGGTCTCGGTCTATCGATCGTAATCGGGGCATTGGCCCTGCATTTGCTGGGTATCGCGATACAGCAAACGCGTATTTCCATCGTGGCTTTCCTGTTTTTTTGCATGGGTAGCGCTTATCTTCTAGGAGGGAAACACTACGGCCGGGCAAGCGCTTTTCCTCTCGCCTTCATGGTGTTTTCCTTCCCGTTAGAATTCCTCTTTGATGAATTTGGTTTCTACCTAAGGCTCGCCGTGATCCAAATGGCTACCGCGATCGCACATTTATTCGGCATTGATGTGATCCGTAGTGGAACCGCACTCTTTTCCCCGGATGGAAGTTTCAACTACGACGTCGCTCCCGCCTGCTCCGGAATACGCTCGCTCGTTGCCCTCGTGGCGCTCTCCACGTTGCTCGGCTATCTGAATTTCCGTTCCACATGGAGGCGTGGGCTGTTTCTCTTCCTTGCTTTCCCATTTGCCTATCTGGGAAATGTTATTCGCATTCTGAGTATCATACTGGCAGCAAACTGGTTTGGCCAGGACGCTGGAACCATAGTCCACGAATGGTTCGGCTTCCTCATTTTCGTGGTCGTTCTGGGCTTGGCGCTGATAACGGTTTCGCTGCTACAGAAGTTCCTTCCCGAAAAGCCACGCCCAACGGTGGCTCCCGCTCCCAAGCCAGTCCGAGCTTCGAGAGTACCTGCTGCGATGGCCTGCTGTGTCATCATTGTGGCTGGCGTTCTAACCGCAACTGCCGTGGCGAAACTGGAAGCAGCGGATGCCGGAACCTTCACAGCAGTTCGACTGGACAAGCAAGGCAGTCCCATCGCCTTTCCCGTCATGCTCGGCCTGGATTGGTCAGGGCTGCCAGCAGAAGTATCCGCGGTTGAACGTGAGGTGCTACCAGACGACACCGGCTATTCCAGAACGTATTATCGATCACTGGAAAACCCAAAGGACAGCGTACTGACCAGTGTTGTCCTCAGCGGTGCGAGTCGCGGCTCAATTCATCGGCCTGAAATCTGCCTCACCGGCCAGGGTTGGACAATCAAAGGACGTTTCCCTCACGTTTTTGAGGCCAATGGCTTTCCGGAAGGCATCCCAGCGACAGTGTTGCAAACCGAACGCATTCGACGACTGTCTGATGGCAGTGAAGAGACCGTTCCTGGGCTATTCGCCTACTTTTTTGTTGGAGGCGATCGTATCGTCCCCACGCATTGGCAACGTATGGCTGCAGCGGCGAGCGAGCGTTTGTTCAAACTTCAGAACCACCGCTGGGCCTATGTATTTGCCCAGACAGATTGTCTGGACTCTGAAGAATCGGGCCTCGCCCGGCTGGAAACCATAATCACCCAGACAGCTCCAGAGGTGATCGAAATCGATAGAATGCGTGGCGACTAA